In Paraburkholderia aromaticivorans, a single window of DNA contains:
- a CDS encoding sensor histidine kinase, whose amino-acid sequence MAVTFAVVLAAALGAWRWVGEQSLRAANSRFDQNTVRITADLQREFATGGSLLRGARGLLSVAPVVDADAWRRYVAQLDLDETSSVVRALGYADADAAGIPRLTGGTGNVAGQAAAPRPVAPVTQMAPATIDAMPVGYVLASAPASRTALLDAIDTGAGALDADTAPFGDIGSSPHARLYLYFPVYSDAGLPSTPQARRAGIKRLLVAALDSGRVFDNALAPQRHIDLQVFSGTPATLLYSSAAGDDDLVDTAPVIRRTDTLRVGGVPITLSYTASGRYLRAGEEFAETTVLIAGVAAACLFGAMAFLIARERGGGSVATSKARSQSTLNEARMMGIIRSSMEAIITVDERQNIVIFNPMAEQVFGCSAMDAVGASLSRFIPERFRAGHQRHVEQFGVTGVSDRQMGKQRVLFGLRSNGEEFPIEASISQIHDGDGKLYTVMLRDITERVKAENAQWQSREEEKTRIARELHDDLGQQLTALKMDISSVEQELETTAEARLLQQLRGMRRLINATVASVRRIAADLRPVMLDDLGLIPAIEWLANDFTNRYGIDVERRIEVGDTSFTPTGATTLFRIVQEALTNVARHAEATLVTLTVHVEGGVCVLQVADNGHGANRSPNPGEKSFGLLGIRERAHMLGGTVEIHTSNDKGFALTVTFPVLAVQQQEMQT is encoded by the coding sequence GTGGCGGTCACATTTGCGGTTGTTCTTGCGGCTGCGCTCGGTGCGTGGCGCTGGGTCGGCGAGCAGTCATTGCGCGCCGCCAACAGCCGCTTTGATCAGAATACTGTGCGTATCACCGCTGATCTGCAGCGCGAGTTCGCCACCGGCGGATCGCTGCTACGCGGCGCGCGCGGTTTGCTCTCCGTCGCGCCGGTGGTTGATGCCGACGCCTGGCGCCGATATGTCGCGCAACTCGATCTGGACGAAACGTCATCCGTGGTGCGCGCGCTTGGCTATGCTGATGCTGACGCCGCCGGTATCCCCCGCCTGACGGGCGGCACCGGTAACGTGGCCGGACAAGCCGCTGCGCCGCGACCGGTCGCGCCGGTGACCCAGATGGCGCCGGCCACCATCGATGCGATGCCAGTCGGCTATGTCCTGGCTAGCGCTCCCGCGAGCCGTACGGCGTTGCTGGACGCCATCGATACGGGAGCAGGCGCGCTCGACGCCGACACAGCGCCGTTCGGCGATATCGGCTCGAGCCCTCACGCTCGTCTTTACCTCTATTTTCCGGTGTATTCGGACGCCGGATTGCCGTCGACTCCGCAAGCGCGCCGCGCGGGCATCAAGCGGCTGCTGGTAGCGGCGCTGGACTCCGGCCGTGTTTTCGATAACGCCCTCGCCCCGCAACGGCACATCGATCTGCAGGTGTTTAGCGGAACCCCTGCCACGCTGCTTTATTCGTCCGCTGCGGGAGACGACGACCTGGTGGACACGGCCCCGGTCATCCGTAGAACCGATACCTTGCGCGTCGGCGGGGTGCCTATCACGCTTTCCTACACGGCGAGCGGTCGCTATCTGCGCGCCGGGGAAGAATTTGCAGAAACCACGGTGCTGATCGCCGGCGTTGCGGCAGCATGCCTGTTCGGCGCCATGGCTTTCCTGATAGCCCGCGAACGCGGCGGCGGATCTGTAGCGACGAGCAAGGCGCGCAGCCAGTCGACCCTGAACGAGGCACGCATGATGGGCATCATCCGCTCTTCGATGGAAGCCATCATTACCGTCGACGAACGGCAGAACATCGTCATCTTCAATCCAATGGCTGAACAGGTTTTCGGATGCTCCGCGATGGACGCGGTCGGCGCCTCGCTCTCGCGATTCATTCCCGAGCGCTTTCGCGCAGGACACCAGCGGCATGTCGAACAGTTCGGCGTGACCGGTGTTTCCGACCGGCAGATGGGCAAGCAGCGTGTGCTGTTCGGCTTACGGAGCAACGGCGAAGAGTTTCCTATCGAAGCGTCGATTTCGCAGATCCACGACGGCGATGGCAAGCTGTACACGGTCATGCTGCGCGACATCACAGAACGGGTAAAGGCGGAAAATGCGCAGTGGCAATCGCGCGAGGAAGAGAAAACCCGCATCGCACGCGAGCTGCACGACGACCTTGGGCAGCAATTGACCGCCCTCAAGATGGACATCTCTTCGGTCGAACAGGAGCTTGAAACCACGGCTGAAGCGCGCCTGCTGCAGCAACTGCGTGGGATGCGCCGGCTGATCAATGCGACGGTCGCCTCGGTGCGCCGGATCGCTGCCGATCTGCGCCCGGTCATGCTCGACGATCTCGGTCTGATTCCAGCGATCGAATGGCTCGCCAATGACTTTACAAACCGCTACGGCATCGACGTGGAACGCCGAATCGAAGTCGGCGACACCAGCTTTACGCCGACGGGCGCAACGACGCTATTTCGTATCGTGCAGGAAGCGCTGACCAATGTCGCCCGGCATGCGGAAGCGACGCTCGTCACGCTAACGGTGCACGTCGAAGGGGGCGTTTGCGTGTTGCAGGTCGCGGACAACGGCCATGGCGCGAACCGCTCACCGAACCCCGGCGAGAAATCGTTTGGCCTTCTCGGTATCCGCGAGCGTGCACACATGCTGGGTGGCACCGTCGAAATCCATACTTCCAATGACAAGGGCTTTGCGCTGACCGTTACTTTTCCGGTACTGGCGGTGCAACAGCAGGAGATGCAAACATGA
- a CDS encoding response regulator has translation MIRVLIADDHALVRDGLRHILQSTSGFEVVGEANDGVSTIALTRSNAADVLVLDLSMPGRNGVELIKQIKEEKPALRILVLTMHAEQQYAVRAFKAGASGYLTKESASAELVTAVTKVASGGVYVSLAMAERFAQSLNEPADTLPHQRLSDREFDVFRRIAAGQTLTGIAAELCVSSKTVSTYKTRILEKMQMPHEAALVRYALRHKLLGEDDEI, from the coding sequence ATGATTCGAGTGCTAATTGCCGACGACCATGCCCTCGTACGCGACGGTCTGCGCCATATCCTGCAAAGCACCAGTGGCTTCGAGGTGGTCGGCGAGGCCAATGACGGCGTCAGCACGATTGCACTGACCCGCTCGAACGCGGCCGACGTGCTCGTGCTGGATCTGTCGATGCCGGGACGAAACGGCGTCGAGCTGATCAAACAGATCAAGGAGGAAAAGCCGGCGCTGCGGATCCTCGTGCTCACCATGCATGCGGAGCAGCAGTATGCGGTACGCGCTTTCAAGGCGGGAGCATCGGGATATTTAACCAAGGAAAGCGCCAGTGCCGAACTGGTCACTGCGGTCACCAAAGTCGCATCCGGGGGCGTCTATGTGAGCCTCGCGATGGCCGAGCGTTTCGCCCAGAGCCTGAACGAGCCTGCCGACACGTTGCCTCATCAGCGCCTGTCCGACCGGGAGTTCGATGTGTTCCGCCGCATCGCCGCAGGGCAGACCCTGACCGGAATCGCCGCGGAGTTGTGCGTCAGCAGCAAAACGGTGAGCACCTATAAAACTCGCATCCTCGAAAAAATGCAGATGCCACACGAAGCCGCGCTGGTGCGCTACGCGCTGCGCCACAAGCTGCTCGGGGAAGACGACGAAATCTAG
- a CDS encoding helix-turn-helix domain-containing protein: MTSPNILKSCRCSVPHCRPQAIPRSHRQYRPAPRCSSCSLRSICMPQGLTPAELERMESLMCVSRTIKTGESLYRANDSFQSIYAVRAGSFKTVVMHRDGREQVTGFHLAGDSLGLDGVCSGQHSCDAIAIEDSNVCVIPFHVLEAMCREVEVVQKHVHSLMGGEIVREATLMMLLGTMSAEQRVAAFLLNQSGRLKTRGCSPAEFNLRMTREEIGCYLGMKLETVSRMFSKFQKDGLVDTRGKQIRILDLEGLARV, from the coding sequence CTGACGTCGCCGAATATTCTGAAATCATGCCGCTGCAGCGTGCCCCACTGCCGGCCTCAGGCCATTCCGCGCTCGCACCGTCAGTACCGGCCCGCCCCGCGCTGCTCGAGCTGCTCGCTGCGCTCGATCTGCATGCCACAAGGCTTAACGCCGGCAGAACTGGAGCGCATGGAGTCGCTGATGTGCGTTTCCCGCACGATCAAAACCGGTGAATCGCTATACCGCGCCAACGATTCATTCCAGAGCATCTATGCGGTCCGCGCCGGCTCGTTCAAGACCGTCGTCATGCATCGCGACGGCCGGGAACAGGTCACCGGCTTTCATCTGGCCGGTGATTCACTCGGTCTCGACGGCGTCTGCTCAGGGCAGCACAGTTGCGACGCGATCGCCATCGAAGACAGCAACGTCTGCGTCATCCCGTTTCATGTGCTCGAAGCCATGTGCCGCGAGGTGGAAGTCGTGCAGAAGCATGTCCATAGTCTGATGGGCGGTGAGATCGTTCGCGAGGCGACACTTATGATGCTGCTCGGCACGATGTCCGCCGAGCAGCGGGTCGCCGCATTCCTGCTGAACCAGTCAGGAAGGCTCAAGACACGCGGCTGCTCGCCGGCAGAATTCAATTTGCGCATGACGCGCGAGGAGATCGGCTGCTACCTCGGGATGAAACTCGAAACCGTCAGCCGCATGTTTTCGAAGTTTCAAAAAGACGGTTTGGTCGACACGCGTGGCAAGCAGATCAGGATTCTCGACCTCGAAGGCCTCGCGCGCGTGTAG
- a CDS encoding Acg family FMN-binding oxidoreductase, with the protein MNALPQNTAWSIDEHQLDPNADVEEKLRFALRYAVLAPSNHNTQPWHFIVDGDCVTLCADRMRALPVVDPFDRELIISCGAALFNLRVALSRFGLAYAITLFPSPADVDVLAHLRILRDGHCDASLAPLFDAMPRRVTTRETFVDEPIPVELQLRLEEAGAAEGADIVCAGNTVIRERLATLIAEADQAQFQDPRFRRELASWIHPKRGQDGMPAFSPGMRVLLDLAVPLVGSVIRTFDLGGGMAAAHHTLAAGSPLLLCIATGADDAVAWLVAGQALERVLLTATDEGITASYLNQPIEVASLRDTLRAALNLDGVPQLLLRIGRGRQAAHSRRRPLAEVVS; encoded by the coding sequence ATGAACGCACTTCCCCAGAACACGGCTTGGTCCATCGACGAACATCAACTGGACCCGAATGCCGACGTCGAAGAAAAACTGCGGTTTGCACTGCGATACGCAGTGCTGGCGCCATCCAACCATAATACGCAGCCGTGGCACTTCATCGTCGACGGTGACTGCGTCACGCTGTGCGCGGACCGTATGCGGGCGCTGCCGGTGGTCGATCCGTTTGACCGCGAGCTGATCATCAGTTGTGGCGCGGCGCTGTTCAATCTCCGCGTTGCGCTGAGCCGCTTCGGTCTGGCTTACGCGATTACGCTGTTTCCCTCGCCTGCGGACGTGGACGTGCTGGCGCATCTGCGGATCCTGCGCGATGGCCATTGCGACGCCAGCCTTGCACCGCTATTCGACGCAATGCCGCGGCGCGTGACGACCCGTGAAACCTTCGTCGACGAGCCCATCCCGGTCGAACTCCAGTTGCGGCTCGAGGAAGCGGGCGCCGCCGAGGGCGCGGATATCGTCTGCGCCGGAAATACGGTCATCCGCGAGCGCCTCGCCACGCTGATCGCTGAAGCCGATCAGGCGCAATTCCAGGATCCGCGCTTCAGGCGCGAACTCGCGAGCTGGATTCATCCGAAACGCGGTCAGGATGGCATGCCGGCGTTCTCGCCGGGAATGCGCGTCCTGCTCGATCTCGCGGTGCCCTTGGTAGGTTCGGTGATTCGCACGTTCGACCTGGGTGGCGGCATGGCGGCCGCCCATCACACGCTGGCCGCCGGCTCGCCGCTACTTCTGTGTATCGCCACCGGAGCGGACGATGCCGTTGCGTGGCTGGTGGCAGGTCAAGCGCTTGAACGGGTGCTGCTTACCGCGACGGACGAGGGTATTACGGCATCCTATCTGAATCAGCCGATCGAAGTGGCTTCACTGCGCGACACATTGCGTGCCGCCCTGAATCTGGACGGCGTGCCGCAATTGCTGCTGCGTATCGGCCGCGGTCGGCAAGCTGCTCATTCGCGACGGCGTCCGCTGGCCGAAGTCGTGTCGTAG
- a CDS encoding DUF1488 domain-containing protein gives MNIHFPQERPEYCARDLVIAFPAEIGGVRVQCAITAEALEDHFGAASLREDDLIAAFDTHRYPIEQAARRLLDEVGGKPVMLHSGYFRFCD, from the coding sequence ATGAATATTCATTTTCCCCAGGAACGTCCGGAATATTGCGCTCGCGATCTGGTCATCGCCTTTCCAGCAGAGATCGGCGGCGTGCGGGTTCAGTGCGCGATTACCGCGGAGGCGCTCGAAGATCACTTTGGCGCAGCATCGTTACGTGAAGACGACCTGATCGCCGCGTTCGATACTCATCGTTATCCGATCGAACAGGCCGCGCGGCGTTTGCTGGACGAAGTGGGCGGCAAGCCGGTCATGCTGCACAGCGGCTACTTCCGCTTTTGCGACTGA
- a CDS encoding c-type cytochrome has product MLASGSALAQSEPTALVDQQHCMFCHTRDAPFLAPSFQQIADRYRDVPNASVMLEHKLRLGGKAHWGDMSMPLPADRGGPLTPEDAHTLVQWVLSQ; this is encoded by the coding sequence CTGCTGGCAAGCGGCTCAGCGCTTGCCCAGTCCGAACCGACCGCGCTAGTCGATCAACAACATTGCATGTTCTGCCATACCCGAGACGCGCCTTTCCTCGCGCCTTCGTTCCAACAGATTGCGGACCGTTATCGCGACGTGCCAAACGCCAGCGTGATGCTCGAGCACAAGCTGCGACTCGGCGGCAAGGCCCACTGGGGCGACATGTCAATGCCGCTGCCCGCGGATCGCGGCGGTCCGTTGACACCAGAAGATGCTCACACGTTGGTCCAGTGGGTTTTGAGTCAATAG
- a CDS encoding DUF3564 domain-containing protein, producing MRLTIHLDTFDRVNPMAFAILWLDNETRQWSREGHMGLELPEWGALHVDCGNTLICGPHDSTPCCVLEGLDLNVTSGPFEGETGRAQWCSDAGRSLMAGHWHVQCVDNENTEPEDGIFAADDNP from the coding sequence ATGCGCCTCACCATCCATCTCGACACGTTCGATCGTGTCAATCCGATGGCATTCGCCATCCTGTGGCTCGACAATGAAACACGTCAATGGTCACGCGAGGGGCATATGGGGCTCGAACTGCCCGAATGGGGCGCCTTGCACGTCGATTGCGGCAACACGCTCATCTGCGGACCGCACGATTCGACGCCCTGCTGCGTACTTGAAGGGCTCGATCTGAACGTCACGTCCGGGCCATTCGAGGGCGAAACCGGACGCGCACAATGGTGCTCCGATGCGGGCAGATCGCTGATGGCAGGCCATTGGCACGTGCAATGTGTCGACAACGAGAACACGGAGCCGGAAGACGGCATCTTCGCCGCCGACGACAACCCGTGA
- a CDS encoding IS6 family transposase — protein sequence MSKLKSLEELLAGRHFDRDVIILGVRWYLRYKLSLRDLVEMMAERGLSLAHTTILRWVRRFAPEFVKRWNRFCRSTGQSWRVDETYLKLRGKWVYLYWAVDRAGQTVDFMLSARRGVKAAKAFFRKAIKHQGQPLKTIMLVGYAASHRAVREMKADGLLPEDTKVRSSKYLNNMVEQDHRNIKSRTKVMLGFKRFRNAAITLSGIELVQRIRKGQFSLAKLRLKDTAAPAVRVAVLSA from the coding sequence ATGAGTAAGCTGAAGAGTCTGGAGGAACTGCTCGCGGGCCGTCATTTTGACCGCGATGTGATCATTCTGGGTGTTCGCTGGTACCTGCGCTACAAGCTTAGCCTGCGCGATCTGGTCGAAATGATGGCGGAACGGGGTCTGTCGCTGGCGCACACGACGATCCTTCGCTGGGTGCGTCGCTTTGCGCCGGAATTCGTCAAACGGTGGAACCGCTTTTGCAGGTCCACCGGCCAGTCGTGGCGTGTCGACGAGACTTACCTCAAGCTGCGCGGCAAGTGGGTCTATCTTTATTGGGCGGTGGATCGGGCTGGTCAGACGGTCGACTTCATGCTCAGCGCCAGGCGCGGCGTGAAGGCGGCAAAGGCGTTTTTCAGGAAGGCAATCAAACATCAAGGCCAGCCACTGAAGACTATCATGCTCGTTGGCTACGCCGCCTCGCACCGCGCCGTGCGCGAAATGAAGGCCGATGGCTTGCTGCCGGAGGACACGAAGGTCCGATCCTCGAAATATCTCAATAATATGGTCGAGCAGGACCACCGCAACATCAAGTCCCGGACGAAAGTCATGCTCGGCTTCAAACGTTTCCGGAACGCGGCGATCACTCTCTCCGGTATTGAACTGGTACAGCGTATTCGCAAGGGCCAATTCAGCCTCGCGAAACTCCGCCTCAAAGATACCGCTGCGCCCGCAGTCAGGGTGGCCGTCCTGTCTGCCTGA
- the phaZ gene encoding polyhydroxyalkanoate depolymerase, which yields MWYAWLDAERNLMQMLSEWATRAQSGSAPAQSRDSRVAAAGWDWIYRLIQPPLEPPPFGISTVQIAGEEVPIVEQVVDSTLFCALRKFTRAQPSAASTTTLRAPVAPEIFLCAPLAGHHAVMLRETVETLLQDGNVYVTDWADARDVPVAAGSFGLDDYVLAIQRFLRTAGSVSLHVVAVCQATGPTLAATAISASAGEAPPRSVTLMGGPIDARLNPTAIDRFAQTHSRDWFRTTVIDTVPSPHPGAGRRVYPGFVQHAAIVAAHPHRQWALESRYWASLCSGDAQAIAGDLRRLNEYSAVLDMAEDYFLDTIRVSFQEHRLACGTWKVGTNPVRPQDLSSTALCTVEGARDDITGAGQTHAAQTLCSAVPAARRQMLTIADCDHYDLFTGPRWQEVIHPALAAFWRASG from the coding sequence ATGTGGTACGCGTGGCTGGACGCAGAACGCAACCTGATGCAGATGCTCAGTGAGTGGGCGACACGCGCTCAAAGTGGCAGCGCACCGGCGCAATCGCGAGATTCACGGGTGGCCGCAGCCGGTTGGGACTGGATATACCGTCTGATTCAACCGCCTCTGGAGCCACCGCCTTTCGGCATTTCGACCGTTCAGATCGCTGGCGAGGAAGTGCCAATCGTCGAACAGGTGGTCGATAGCACGCTGTTTTGCGCACTGCGCAAGTTCACGCGCGCACAGCCCTCTGCCGCGTCGACAACTACGCTCCGCGCTCCGGTGGCTCCGGAGATATTTCTCTGTGCGCCGCTCGCCGGGCACCACGCCGTCATGTTGCGAGAAACCGTTGAAACACTGCTGCAGGACGGCAACGTGTACGTCACCGACTGGGCCGACGCACGCGACGTGCCGGTTGCAGCAGGTTCATTCGGACTCGACGACTACGTTCTCGCCATCCAGCGCTTTCTGCGCACCGCGGGCAGTGTCAGCCTGCATGTCGTTGCGGTCTGCCAGGCAACCGGACCCACGCTTGCGGCGACAGCAATCTCGGCGAGCGCGGGCGAAGCTCCTCCGCGCAGCGTGACTCTGATGGGAGGACCTATCGACGCTCGTCTCAATCCGACCGCGATCGACCGGTTTGCTCAAACCCATAGCCGCGACTGGTTTCGCACCACGGTGATCGACACAGTCCCGTCCCCCCACCCTGGCGCCGGACGCCGCGTGTATCCCGGGTTCGTCCAGCATGCAGCGATCGTCGCCGCGCACCCCCATCGCCAATGGGCACTCGAATCCCGCTACTGGGCGAGCCTGTGTTCGGGCGATGCACAAGCGATCGCCGGTGATTTGCGGCGGCTTAACGAGTATTCCGCGGTACTCGACATGGCCGAAGACTACTTTCTCGACACGATTCGCGTGTCGTTTCAGGAACACAGGCTTGCCTGCGGAACCTGGAAGGTCGGCACGAATCCCGTCCGGCCGCAGGATCTCTCGTCTACGGCGTTGTGCACCGTTGAGGGCGCTCGCGATGACATCACCGGAGCCGGTCAAACCCATGCTGCGCAGACACTCTGCAGCGCGGTCCCGGCGGCCCGGCGGCAAATGTTGACGATCGCGGATTGCGACCACTATGACCTGTTCACCGGACCGAGATGGCAGGAGGTCATCCACCCTGCACTCGCCGCTTTCTGGCGCGCTTCCGGCTAG
- a CDS encoding FAD-dependent oxidoreductase, translating into MTTRNIDYLLLGGGATSATAARVLRSEDAVARIAILCGEMLAPYQRPQLTKGFLGGTLDASQMAIHAPGFYAERHIELLLGARAVSVNLAAHTVHTSDARAFHYRKLLIATGASARVPDLPNATLRGVHCLHSVADAAAIREAAAGAGRAVVLGASFIGLEVAASLRTLGLNVTVIERGRRVLPLLGTQILSDYFMHRCVERGIEVLLDRSIREFVGSGAVEAVMTDRGESMLCDLVVVAIGVTPNCEFLRDSGLVLEGGIVADEFLRTSDPDVFAAGDVASFPDAVFGVRRRIEHWDNAIRQGRVAARNMVGGSFPYRDVSMFYGDVFDVSYNFLGRAEDITQTVERGTLDSHCYSLLYLKNDVLQAMFSVGRTAEETAAAEELIRRRVNLHASKARLRDEAFLLDTLPSQTVLILQGGGALGAFECGAVRGLEERGVHPDVVAAVSIGAFNGAIVASHPGNAAAPLAEFWRELSIALPAMPDPCIHQALLSWYVLCMGVPNFFQPRWWNSQIGREAFVPWWTSFYDPAPITRLITRYVDFESLGQSPVRLLLSAVDVATGERRIFDSYVDRLTPQHLLASGSLPPGLPWTTVDDKQYWDGGIVSNSPLDLVIERCGSIGKRVFAVDLFSGRRAMPANLLEVMLRRDEIVYTDRVRNDLRFEEYANDFSELVQDILRHVDPLEARRIRQNPRYIRLMGNRVPIHVSRIELCEGASTSFARDYDFSTTTVQQLQERGYQAALAAVARSRH; encoded by the coding sequence ATGACGACGCGCAATATCGACTATCTGCTGCTTGGTGGGGGCGCGACCAGCGCAACTGCGGCTCGTGTGCTGCGCAGCGAAGACGCGGTGGCCAGAATTGCGATCTTGTGCGGTGAGATGCTCGCGCCTTATCAGCGCCCGCAACTGACAAAAGGGTTCCTCGGCGGCACCCTTGACGCATCACAGATGGCGATTCATGCGCCGGGGTTCTACGCGGAGCGCCACATCGAGCTTCTCCTCGGCGCGCGCGCCGTCAGCGTCAACCTCGCCGCCCACACCGTGCATACCTCCGACGCGCGCGCATTCCACTACCGTAAGTTGCTGATCGCCACCGGGGCATCCGCGCGCGTGCCGGATTTGCCGAACGCGACGCTGCGCGGGGTCCATTGTCTGCATAGCGTCGCCGACGCTGCGGCGATTCGCGAAGCCGCCGCAGGTGCCGGGCGCGCCGTGGTACTCGGTGCGAGTTTTATCGGACTGGAGGTGGCGGCATCTCTTCGGACGCTAGGGTTGAACGTCACGGTGATCGAGCGTGGCCGGCGGGTTTTACCGCTGCTAGGCACGCAAATCCTGTCAGACTACTTCATGCATCGATGCGTTGAGCGGGGCATCGAAGTGCTGCTCGATCGGAGCATTCGCGAGTTTGTGGGGAGCGGTGCCGTCGAAGCGGTCATGACCGACCGCGGCGAATCGATGCTATGCGACCTCGTGGTGGTGGCGATCGGTGTCACGCCTAACTGCGAGTTTCTGCGCGACAGTGGCCTCGTGCTCGAAGGCGGCATCGTTGCCGACGAGTTCTTGCGCACGAGCGACCCCGACGTGTTCGCCGCTGGCGATGTGGCGAGTTTCCCCGATGCGGTATTTGGCGTGCGCCGGCGCATCGAGCATTGGGACAACGCGATCCGGCAGGGACGGGTCGCCGCGCGCAATATGGTGGGCGGAAGTTTTCCGTACCGGGACGTGTCGATGTTCTATGGCGATGTGTTCGACGTTTCATACAATTTTCTCGGCCGCGCGGAAGACATCACGCAGACGGTCGAGCGGGGAACGCTTGACTCACACTGCTACTCGCTGCTCTATCTGAAAAACGACGTGTTGCAGGCGATGTTCTCGGTGGGCCGCACCGCGGAAGAAACCGCGGCGGCCGAAGAACTGATTCGGCGGCGGGTCAACCTGCATGCGTCGAAGGCGCGCCTGCGCGATGAGGCGTTCCTGCTCGATACGCTGCCGTCGCAAACCGTGCTGATCCTGCAGGGCGGCGGTGCACTCGGCGCGTTTGAATGCGGTGCGGTGCGCGGACTCGAGGAGCGCGGGGTGCATCCGGACGTCGTGGCGGCGGTGTCGATCGGCGCGTTCAACGGTGCGATCGTCGCGAGCCATCCGGGCAATGCGGCGGCGCCCCTTGCCGAATTCTGGCGCGAACTCTCGATCGCGCTGCCGGCCATGCCCGATCCGTGCATTCATCAGGCGCTGTTGTCATGGTACGTGCTGTGCATGGGCGTGCCCAACTTTTTTCAGCCGCGCTGGTGGAACTCGCAGATCGGCCGGGAGGCATTCGTTCCGTGGTGGACCAGTTTCTACGACCCGGCGCCGATTACCCGGCTGATCACGCGCTACGTGGATTTCGAGTCGCTTGGCCAAAGTCCGGTGCGCCTGTTGCTGAGCGCAGTGGATGTGGCAACGGGAGAACGGCGCATTTTCGACAGTTACGTCGACCGGCTGACGCCGCAGCATCTGCTCGCCAGTGGAAGTCTGCCGCCCGGTTTGCCCTGGACGACGGTCGACGACAAGCAGTACTGGGATGGCGGGATTGTGAGCAATTCACCGCTCGATCTCGTGATCGAGCGATGCGGCTCAATCGGCAAGCGCGTATTCGCGGTCGACCTGTTTTCCGGTAGGAGGGCGATGCCTGCCAACCTCCTCGAAGTTATGCTAAGGCGGGATGAGATTGTCTATACGGATCGCGTGCGCAACGACCTGCGTTTCGAGGAATACGCGAACGATTTCAGCGAACTGGTTCAGGACATCCTGCGCCATGTCGATCCGCTTGAGGCCCGGCGGATCCGCCAGAATCCGCGTTACATCCGCTTGATGGGAAACCGCGTGCCGATCCACGTCTCAAGAATCGAATTGTGCGAGGGAGCGTCAACCTCGTTCGCGCGGGACTACGACTTTTCGACGACCACCGTGCAGCAGTTGCAGGAGCGCGGCTATCAGGCAGCGCTCGCGGCGGTGGCGCGTTCGCGACATTGA
- a CDS encoding group II intron reverse transcriptase, with the protein MAANMTLDGLEAMLAEKFPRAKQRGLKMNMVRYADDFIITGHSKEWLEHEVRPAVAEFLAERGLVLSPEKTRITHIKDGFDFLGWNIRKYNGKLLMKPSKANVKAHLDKIREIIKANKTAKQANLVKLLNPVLRGWANYHSHVVAKKAFDRVDHEVWSMLWRWAARRHPKKGAPWIKSKYFRAKGLRDWVFAATEKKEDGTTREVTLLKESDTPIKRHIKIRAGANPHDPQWAPYFESRWGQKILNSTRGRRKLYRVWVRQDGMCSNCQQPITMNTRWDVTHIVKQTDGGTDAASNLQVNHLNCRRNPQYAGK; encoded by the coding sequence GTGGCAGCCAACATGACGCTCGATGGCCTCGAAGCTATGCTCGCGGAAAAATTCCCGCGAGCGAAGCAGAGAGGACTGAAAATGAACATGGTGCGTTACGCGGACGACTTCATTATTACCGGCCACTCGAAGGAGTGGCTGGAACATGAAGTCAGGCCGGCAGTAGCTGAATTCCTGGCGGAACGCGGGCTGGTCCTATCACCAGAAAAGACCAGGATAACGCACATCAAGGATGGGTTTGATTTCCTCGGATGGAACATTCGCAAGTACAACGGCAAGCTATTGATGAAGCCGTCGAAAGCGAACGTCAAGGCACATCTTGACAAAATTCGTGAAATCATCAAGGCCAACAAGACGGCTAAACAGGCGAACCTGGTAAAGCTGCTCAATCCTGTTTTACGAGGATGGGCGAATTACCATAGCCATGTCGTCGCCAAGAAAGCCTTCGATCGGGTTGATCACGAGGTCTGGTCAATGCTATGGCGATGGGCGGCCAGAAGGCACCCCAAAAAAGGCGCCCCATGGATAAAAAGCAAATACTTCAGGGCCAAAGGTCTGCGGGACTGGGTATTTGCCGCCACAGAAAAAAAAGAGGATGGCACGACAAGAGAGGTCACCTTGCTGAAGGAATCGGACACGCCAATAAAACGGCACATCAAGATCCGAGCGGGCGCAAATCCGCACGATCCGCAATGGGCACCATACTTCGAATCCCGATGGGGCCAGAAGATACTGAACTCGACGCGCGGTCGCCGTAAGCTGTACCGTGTCTGGGTAAGGCAAGATGGCATGTGTTCCAACTGTCAGCAGCCCATCACAATGAACACCCGCTGGGATGTTACGCATATTGTGAAGCAAACTGACGGCGGCACGGATGCAGCAAGCAACCTCCAGGTTAACCATCTCAATTGCCGTAGAAATCCACAGTACGCCGGAAAATGA